From one Nocardioides sp. Kera G14 genomic stretch:
- a CDS encoding LuxR family transcriptional regulator, translating into MGDYSADQRALFEAESIPLYEEIVAQGGIETDDPRLVAGSSARPAFDLLAELSLVHLDEEAGRWLPEDPTAAQARVVSPMSIEGARLLEESSHWTRGFSSLAQAWRSSSAADERGPFTYMRGRAIGPYLESLVAECQEELLTAQPQTGRDTSPSYTVQVAQGERDLLARGAKLLTLYQHSARRSSATREYVAAVTELGGEIRTLDEFFNRIIVVDRRIAVIPAPDDLSVAMAVREPTVVAYLVDVFLRSWERARPFNARDDQAVRQIAVEQRAMTMRMLIEGYSDPVSAKRLGVSPRTYAGYISDLKEEFEAETRFQLGYTIGQQGITPDSLSTD; encoded by the coding sequence GTGGGAGACTACTCCGCTGATCAGCGCGCCCTTTTCGAAGCGGAATCGATTCCGCTCTACGAGGAGATCGTCGCGCAGGGCGGTATCGAGACGGATGATCCGCGGCTCGTGGCGGGAAGCAGCGCCCGGCCGGCGTTCGACCTGCTTGCGGAGCTCAGCCTCGTCCACCTCGACGAGGAGGCGGGCCGCTGGCTCCCGGAGGACCCGACAGCGGCGCAGGCGCGGGTGGTCAGCCCGATGTCGATCGAGGGTGCGCGACTCCTGGAGGAGTCGTCGCACTGGACGCGGGGCTTCTCGTCGCTGGCGCAGGCTTGGCGCTCCTCCTCCGCCGCTGACGAGCGCGGGCCGTTCACCTACATGCGCGGACGGGCGATCGGGCCCTACCTCGAGAGCCTCGTCGCAGAGTGCCAGGAGGAACTGCTCACCGCGCAGCCGCAGACCGGCCGCGACACCAGCCCGAGCTATACCGTCCAGGTCGCGCAGGGTGAGCGTGACCTGCTCGCCCGCGGCGCGAAGCTCCTGACGCTCTACCAGCACAGCGCCCGGCGCAGCTCGGCCACGCGGGAGTACGTCGCCGCGGTCACCGAGCTCGGCGGCGAGATCCGTACGCTCGACGAGTTCTTCAACCGGATCATCGTCGTCGACCGCCGGATCGCCGTGATCCCGGCTCCCGACGACCTCTCCGTCGCGATGGCGGTGAGAGAGCCGACCGTGGTGGCCTACCTCGTCGACGTCTTCCTGCGCTCGTGGGAGCGGGCGCGGCCGTTCAACGCCCGCGACGACCAGGCCGTACGCCAGATCGCGGTGGAGCAGCGGGCGATGACGATGCGGATGCTGATCGAGGGCTATTCGGACCCGGTCTCGGCAAAGCGCCTCGGGGTCAGCCCTCGCACGTACGCCGGCTACATCTCGGACCTCAAGGAGGAGTTCGAGGCGGAGACGCGCTTCCAGCTCGGGTACACGATCGGCCAGCAGGGCATCACGCCCGACTCGCTCTCCACCGACTGA
- a CDS encoding phytoene desaturase family protein: MTNAGVTAVVVGSGPNGLAAALTLAEAGVSVTIIEGADVVGGGVRSAELTLPGLLHDECSGFHPFATSSPFALAAGLDHDVTWRWAPHQLAHPLDGGRGAVLDRSVDVTAEGLGTDGASWRRMFGPLTERFDTISEEFLQPVIHVPRHPIHLARFGAYAALPASVLARRWSGEEAKGLFGGVAAHGFTRLDLPFSSAIGVALTTSAHRYGWPVAEGGSQAIAAALVARLTSLGVRIETGRTVTSASELGEPDLLMLDTAPGAAAGILGGRQSARARRAYRRYRHGPAAFKVDFAIEGGVPWAFEPARSAGTVHLGGTFDEIAASEAAVARGVMPERPFVLVGQQYVADPTRSASPSDGLNPLYTYAHVPAGFRGDATEAIIGQLERFAPGFRDIVRATYVRSATAMAQHNPNYVGGDIATGAADLRQIVFRPRAGLDPYFTGAPGAYLCSAATPPGAGAHGMSGMLAAQSALRSLP, encoded by the coding sequence GTGACCAATGCAGGGGTGACCGCCGTCGTCGTCGGCAGCGGGCCCAACGGGCTCGCTGCCGCACTGACCCTCGCCGAGGCCGGCGTCTCGGTGACGATCATCGAGGGGGCCGACGTCGTGGGCGGCGGCGTGCGCTCGGCCGAGCTGACCCTGCCGGGACTGCTGCACGACGAGTGCTCGGGCTTCCACCCGTTCGCGACCTCCTCGCCCTTCGCCCTCGCCGCCGGGCTCGATCACGACGTCACGTGGCGCTGGGCGCCCCACCAGCTGGCCCACCCGCTCGACGGCGGCCGGGGCGCGGTGCTCGACCGGTCCGTCGACGTGACGGCCGAGGGGCTGGGCACCGACGGCGCCAGCTGGCGCCGGATGTTCGGCCCGCTGACGGAGCGCTTCGACACGATCTCCGAGGAGTTCCTCCAGCCCGTCATCCACGTCCCCCGCCACCCCATCCACCTCGCCCGCTTCGGTGCATACGCCGCCCTCCCGGCGTCCGTACTCGCCCGTCGCTGGTCCGGAGAGGAGGCGAAGGGTCTCTTCGGCGGGGTCGCCGCGCACGGGTTCACCCGCCTCGACCTGCCCTTCTCCTCGGCGATCGGCGTAGCCCTCACCACGTCCGCCCACCGCTACGGCTGGCCGGTGGCCGAAGGTGGCTCGCAGGCGATCGCCGCTGCGCTGGTCGCACGCCTGACCTCGTTGGGCGTGCGGATCGAGACCGGCCGCACCGTCACCTCCGCCTCGGAGCTCGGGGAGCCCGACCTGCTCATGCTCGACACCGCCCCCGGCGCCGCGGCGGGCATCCTCGGGGGCCGCCAGTCCGCCCGCGCCCGCCGCGCCTACCGGCGCTACCGCCACGGCCCAGCAGCGTTCAAGGTCGACTTCGCGATCGAGGGCGGCGTGCCGTGGGCCTTCGAGCCCGCCCGCTCCGCCGGCACGGTGCACCTCGGCGGCACCTTCGACGAGATCGCGGCCAGCGAGGCGGCGGTGGCGCGTGGCGTCATGCCCGAGCGACCGTTCGTCCTCGTCGGACAGCAGTACGTCGCCGACCCGACCCGCTCTGCCTCACCGTCCGACGGCCTCAACCCGCTCTACACCTACGCCCACGTGCCGGCCGGCTTCCGGGGCGACGCGACGGAGGCGATCATCGGACAGCTCGAGCGGTTCGCTCCCGGATTCCGGGACATCGTCCGGGCGACGTACGTCCGCTCGGCCACGGCGATGGCGCAGCACAACCCGAACTACGTCGGCGGCGACATCGCCACCGGCGCCGCCGACCTGCGCCAGATCGTCTTCCGCCCCCGGGCGGGCCTCGACCCGTACTTCACCGGCGCGCCCGGCGCCTACCTCTGCTCGGCCGCCACGCCGCCCGGAGCCGGTGCGCATGGCATGTCCGGGATGCTCGCCGCCCAGTCGGCGCTGCGGTCGCTCCCATGA
- the moaA gene encoding GTP 3',8-cyclase MoaA, with the protein MTGLLDTFGRRATDLRVSLTDKCNLRCTYCMPAEGLPWLPKDELLTDDEIVRLVRIAVQDLGVNAIRFTGGEPLIRPGLPDLIRRTYELGDDLDLSLTTNGLGLERIAPALKEAGLRRLNVSLDTLDRARFHQLTRRDRLDDVLTGLEAAQSAGLTPVKVNAVLMRGVNDDEAPALLRFALERGYELRFIEQMPIDADHQWTRDNLITADEILDSLRTEFELSPSVAPRGSAPAERWLVDGGPATVGVIASVTQPFCRACNRTRLTADGQIRDCLFATTETDLRALLRDGSDDAEIAGRWRTAMWGKARGHGLDEPVRLEEFAAASRSMSAIGG; encoded by the coding sequence ATGACCGGGCTCCTCGACACGTTCGGCCGGCGGGCCACCGACCTGCGCGTCTCCCTCACCGACAAGTGCAACCTGCGCTGCACCTACTGCATGCCGGCCGAGGGCCTCCCGTGGCTGCCCAAGGACGAGCTGCTGACCGACGACGAGATCGTGCGGCTGGTGCGCATCGCGGTCCAGGACCTCGGTGTCAACGCGATCCGGTTCACCGGTGGCGAGCCGCTGATCAGGCCCGGGCTGCCCGACCTGATCCGGCGCACTTACGAGCTCGGTGACGACCTCGACCTCTCCCTGACCACCAACGGACTCGGCCTGGAGCGCATCGCCCCCGCGCTCAAGGAGGCCGGGCTGCGGCGTCTCAACGTCTCGCTGGACACCCTCGATCGCGCCCGGTTCCATCAGCTCACGCGACGGGACCGGCTGGACGACGTACTCACGGGGCTGGAGGCCGCCCAGAGTGCCGGCCTGACGCCGGTGAAGGTCAACGCCGTGCTGATGCGAGGAGTGAACGACGACGAGGCGCCGGCACTGCTGAGGTTCGCGCTGGAGCGTGGGTACGAGCTGCGCTTCATCGAGCAGATGCCGATCGACGCCGACCACCAGTGGACGCGCGACAACCTGATCACGGCCGACGAGATCCTCGACAGCCTCCGGACGGAGTTCGAACTCTCGCCGAGTGTGGCTCCTCGTGGCAGTGCCCCGGCGGAGCGATGGCTGGTCGACGGCGGCCCCGCGACGGTGGGCGTGATCGCGTCGGTGACCCAGCCCTTCTGCCGCGCCTGCAACCGCACCCGGCTGACCGCCGACGGCCAGATCAGGGACTGCCTCTTCGCCACCACGGAGACCGACCTGCGGGCGCTCCTGCGCGACGGGTCGGATGACGCCGAGATCGCGGGGCGCTGGAGAACCGCGATGTGGGGCAAGGCTCGGGGCCATGGCCTGGACGAACCGGTCCGACTGGAGGAGTTCGCCGCGGCGAGCCGCTCCATGAGCGCGATCGGCGGCTGA
- a CDS encoding NTP transferase domain-containing protein, protein MADDDFPEVTGLVLAAGLGRRMGGPKAELVVDGERLMDRAVRLLEEAGCDPVIVVGQASFAYPEALVFHNEDPEDGLRSSLQIGVEAADGCGPGIVAVMLVDQPGLTVEGTRSVVSAWRPGRVSVGTIEGRRVHPVVMAIDEWHEALSLAGPDEGARRFLASHPDLVDEIEVPGVATDLDTPEDLRRFVESRLP, encoded by the coding sequence GTGGCGGACGACGACTTCCCCGAGGTCACCGGGCTGGTGCTCGCCGCCGGTCTCGGCCGACGGATGGGCGGTCCGAAGGCGGAGCTCGTCGTCGACGGCGAGCGGCTGATGGACCGGGCGGTACGCCTCCTCGAGGAGGCCGGATGCGATCCGGTGATCGTCGTCGGGCAGGCGTCCTTCGCCTATCCGGAGGCGTTGGTCTTCCACAACGAGGACCCCGAGGACGGACTGCGCTCGAGCCTGCAGATCGGCGTTGAGGCGGCCGACGGCTGCGGGCCGGGCATCGTCGCCGTCATGCTCGTCGACCAGCCGGGGTTGACCGTCGAGGGCACCCGCTCGGTGGTCTCCGCCTGGCGACCCGGACGCGTCAGCGTCGGCACGATCGAGGGTCGCCGTGTCCACCCCGTGGTGATGGCCATCGACGAGTGGCACGAGGCGCTCAGTCTCGCTGGTCCCGACGAGGGCGCCCGACGCTTCCTCGCCTCCCATCCCGACCTGGTCGACGAGATCGAGGTTCCCGGCGTCGCCACGGACCTCGACACCCCCGAGGACCTCCGCCGCTTCGTCGAATCCCGGCTTCCCTGA
- a CDS encoding MoaD/ThiS family protein has protein sequence MATVTVRYFAGAKAAAGVESEQLVASTLADLKAELSSRPDLRGVCMASSFLVNGAQAEADQPLPDGAEVHVLPPFAGG, from the coding sequence ATGGCCACCGTGACTGTCCGCTACTTCGCGGGGGCGAAGGCGGCGGCCGGCGTCGAGAGCGAACAGCTGGTGGCCTCGACGCTCGCCGACCTGAAGGCCGAGCTCTCGTCGCGGCCCGACCTCCGCGGTGTCTGCATGGCCAGCTCCTTCTTGGTCAACGGCGCCCAGGCGGAGGCCGATCAGCCGCTGCCGGACGGGGCCGAGGTCCACGTACTGCCGCCCTTCGCCGGCGGGTGA
- a CDS encoding XdhC family protein gives MREVSEALARWNADRTAYALARVVETWSSAPRLPGAAMAVSADGEVVGSLSGGCVEGAVIELAQQVLVTGEAVLETYGVTDSDAFAVGLTCGGVISVLVEPVTDDHVLRDPAVLATLAEGRDLTLRTTLADGLITTTAAQQVGEPTGTTDGVFVHAVPAPPLMVLTGANDFVRAVAGQGRALGHRVVVVDPRPALATPERFPDADAVVVDWPHRYLEQIELDERSVICVLSHDPKFDVPALQVALASRAGYVGAMGSRRTDRERREALASAGVSAQDLERLSSPIGLDLAAATPQETAVAIAAEIVMLARGGTPQRLITTTEAIHR, from the coding sequence ATGCGGGAGGTGAGCGAGGCGCTGGCGCGGTGGAACGCCGACCGCACGGCGTACGCCCTCGCCCGCGTCGTCGAGACCTGGTCCTCCGCCCCTCGCCTCCCCGGCGCCGCGATGGCGGTGAGCGCGGACGGCGAGGTGGTCGGCTCCCTCTCCGGCGGCTGCGTCGAGGGCGCGGTCATCGAGCTCGCGCAGCAGGTGCTCGTCACGGGTGAGGCCGTGCTCGAGACGTACGGCGTCACCGACTCCGACGCCTTCGCCGTCGGCCTGACCTGTGGCGGTGTCATCAGCGTCCTGGTCGAGCCGGTGACCGACGACCACGTGCTCCGTGACCCCGCGGTGCTCGCCACCCTCGCCGAGGGCCGCGACCTGACCCTGCGCACGACGCTGGCCGACGGACTGATCACGACGACCGCCGCACAGCAGGTGGGTGAGCCCACGGGAACGACCGACGGCGTCTTCGTGCACGCCGTCCCCGCGCCGCCTCTCATGGTCCTCACTGGGGCCAACGACTTCGTCCGGGCGGTCGCCGGCCAGGGGAGGGCGCTCGGCCACCGCGTCGTCGTCGTCGATCCGCGGCCCGCCCTCGCGACGCCCGAGCGCTTCCCCGACGCCGACGCGGTCGTCGTCGACTGGCCGCACCGCTATCTGGAGCAGATCGAGCTCGACGAGCGCTCGGTGATCTGCGTGCTGAGCCACGACCCGAAGTTCGACGTCCCCGCCTTGCAGGTGGCGCTCGCCAGCCGCGCCGGATACGTCGGCGCGATGGGCAGCCGACGGACGGACCGTGAGCGCCGCGAGGCGCTGGCATCCGCAGGTGTCTCTGCGCAGGACCTGGAGCGACTCAGCTCCCCGATCGGCCTCGACCTCGCCGCTGCGACTCCGCAGGAGACCGCGGTGGCCATCGCCGCCGAGATCGTCATGCTCGCCCGCGGCGGCACGCCGCAGCGACTGATCACGACCACCGAGGCGATCCACCGATGA
- a CDS encoding DUF3556 domain-containing protein produces the protein MPFLNPVLPDVDPAAFNALPLRERLRIGSTFWADEGFGTPRYVHVVYILKVLVLYVALGLLVIGLTSDVGSVWHIGDWWKETVVYQKAIVWTALIEVVGIGGAWGPLCGHFKPMTGGARYWLRTGTIRVAPWRLPLTGDTRRSGVDVALYAALLLSLVAALVAPPNDGMVRPWLLALPVVLFALNGLRDSIIFLAGRGEQYVPAMILGVILGETDLIIAAKLIIVVVWIGAGCSKFGHHFVNVVPAMISNGPFTPGRTVRRLHYRNVAEGDLRPSGLAWFMAHVGGTTVEILTPLVLLFTTNRTVVVLAVILMVVFHAFITVAFPLAVPLEWNVLFGFLAVYLFVGHAAGDGWALADFSHPWALIPIAAGLVLFPVLGNLRPDLVSFLPSMRQYAGNWATSVWAYAPGAEAKLAKLGLPVEDMTTQMRDLLKYDHDTAELAMSLICSWRSMHSQGRGLYSRLLQLDDIEQRTIREGEFQVNLIRGWNFGDGHLHDERLVAAVQERIGFEPGELVVVYAESQPIHRGTQSYRVIDAALGVIERGTWRVDDAVAEQPWLPNGPIPLTVTWRPAAPVGAAPATASVAAPTVNP, from the coding sequence ATGCCCTTCCTCAACCCCGTCCTCCCCGACGTCGACCCGGCCGCCTTCAACGCACTGCCCCTGCGGGAGCGACTCCGTATCGGCAGCACCTTCTGGGCCGACGAGGGATTCGGCACGCCCCGCTACGTCCACGTGGTCTACATCCTCAAGGTCCTCGTGCTGTACGTCGCCCTCGGACTGCTCGTCATCGGCCTGACCAGTGACGTCGGCTCGGTGTGGCACATCGGGGACTGGTGGAAGGAGACGGTGGTCTACCAGAAGGCGATCGTCTGGACCGCCCTGATCGAGGTGGTCGGGATCGGCGGCGCCTGGGGGCCGCTCTGCGGGCACTTCAAGCCGATGACCGGCGGCGCGCGCTACTGGCTTCGCACCGGCACGATCCGGGTGGCACCGTGGCGTCTTCCGCTGACCGGCGACACCCGACGCAGCGGCGTCGACGTCGCCCTCTACGCCGCCCTGCTGCTGTCGCTGGTCGCTGCGCTCGTCGCGCCACCGAACGACGGCATGGTGCGGCCGTGGCTGCTCGCACTGCCGGTGGTCCTCTTCGCCCTCAACGGCCTGCGCGACTCGATCATCTTCCTCGCCGGCCGAGGGGAGCAGTACGTCCCGGCCATGATCCTCGGCGTGATCCTCGGCGAGACCGACCTGATCATCGCCGCCAAGCTCATCATCGTCGTCGTCTGGATCGGCGCCGGCTGCTCGAAGTTCGGCCACCACTTCGTCAACGTCGTCCCGGCGATGATCTCCAACGGCCCGTTCACTCCCGGCCGCACGGTCCGCCGCCTGCACTACCGCAACGTCGCCGAGGGCGACCTGCGGCCCTCCGGCCTGGCCTGGTTCATGGCCCACGTCGGTGGCACGACCGTGGAGATCCTCACCCCGCTGGTGCTGCTCTTCACCACCAACCGCACGGTCGTCGTCCTCGCCGTCATCCTGATGGTCGTCTTTCACGCCTTCATCACCGTCGCCTTCCCGTTGGCCGTGCCGCTGGAGTGGAACGTCCTCTTCGGCTTCCTCGCGGTCTACCTCTTCGTCGGCCACGCGGCGGGCGACGGCTGGGCGCTCGCGGACTTCTCGCACCCGTGGGCGCTGATCCCCATCGCCGCGGGCCTCGTCCTCTTCCCGGTGCTCGGCAACCTCCGACCGGACCTGGTCTCGTTCCTCCCCTCCATGCGGCAGTACGCCGGCAACTGGGCCACCTCGGTCTGGGCCTACGCTCCCGGCGCCGAGGCGAAGCTCGCCAAGCTGGGCCTCCCGGTCGAGGACATGACGACGCAGATGCGCGACCTGCTCAAGTACGACCACGACACCGCCGAACTGGCGATGAGCCTGATCTGCTCGTGGCGTTCCATGCACAGCCAGGGCCGTGGGCTCTACTCCCGACTCCTGCAGCTCGACGACATCGAGCAGCGCACCATCCGTGAGGGCGAGTTCCAGGTCAACCTCATCCGCGGCTGGAACTTCGGCGACGGCCACCTGCACGACGAGCGTCTCGTCGCCGCCGTCCAGGAGCGGATCGGCTTCGAGCCCGGTGAGCTCGTCGTCGTGTACGCCGAGTCCCAGCCGATCCACCGAGGCACCCAGTCCTACCGCGTGATCGACGCCGCCCTCGGCGTCATCGAGCGCGGCACGTGGCGGGTCGACGACGCCGTCGCCGAGCAGCCGTGGCTGCCGAACGGGCCGATCCCGCTCACCGTCACGTGGCGGCCCGCCGCGCCGGTAGGGGCGGCACCCGCGACAGCTTCGGTCGCTGCCCCTACCGTGAACCCGTGA